The following coding sequences lie in one Kribbella sp. NBC_00709 genomic window:
- a CDS encoding L-histidine N(alpha)-methyltransferase: protein MTEPVPVIRKLEHALADDDFAWSLLLVGEDQTDKLATLTGDLRGPVSTTGDGKQITSGFSYWGIGPTIAWANATNDPFYLVMKAGAESFLRHWRKVRPHVENGGFHLVSLGVGTGVKDRTILSDMRRHNRDMYYIPVDMSSEMLRMGTLEPVRGARFPVSQVLPVQLDFSIADNMDELAQMLARLVGKDPILFTLTGNTLANFESDEELLSTLTRVLRPQDRLLLEVASTTQLDQASADAAADEYHQTRAFAEFVTSALRYNTDLKINNDRVKFIGEVEDEDALLVKILWQNDTDAEIRMELPDHTEVVLPIGDTIRLYTTRKYSTTRLKRLTEACQLTPVEAIQSQFRYTRRPNPFGLELLLLAPEAAGESAHSLADDIWAT, encoded by the coding sequence GTGACAGAGCCGGTACCCGTGATCCGCAAACTCGAGCATGCGCTGGCCGACGACGACTTCGCCTGGTCGCTGCTGCTCGTCGGTGAGGATCAGACCGACAAGCTCGCGACGCTGACCGGTGACCTGCGCGGTCCGGTGTCGACGACCGGTGACGGCAAGCAGATCACGTCCGGCTTCTCGTACTGGGGCATCGGGCCGACCATCGCCTGGGCGAACGCCACCAACGACCCGTTCTACCTGGTCATGAAAGCGGGCGCGGAGTCGTTCCTGCGGCACTGGCGCAAGGTCCGCCCGCACGTCGAGAACGGCGGCTTCCACCTGGTCAGTCTCGGGGTCGGCACCGGCGTGAAGGACCGCACGATCCTCAGCGACATGCGCCGGCACAACCGGGACATGTATTACATCCCGGTCGACATGAGCTCGGAGATGCTGCGGATGGGCACCCTGGAGCCCGTCCGCGGCGCCCGGTTCCCGGTGTCCCAGGTGCTGCCGGTGCAGCTGGACTTCTCGATCGCCGACAACATGGACGAGCTCGCGCAGATGCTGGCCCGGCTGGTCGGCAAGGACCCGATCCTGTTCACCCTCACCGGCAATACGCTGGCGAACTTCGAGAGCGACGAGGAGCTGCTCAGCACCCTCACCCGGGTACTGCGGCCACAGGACCGGCTGCTGCTCGAGGTGGCCAGCACGACACAGCTGGACCAGGCGAGTGCGGACGCGGCAGCCGACGAGTACCACCAGACCAGGGCGTTCGCCGAGTTCGTGACCAGCGCCCTGCGGTACAACACCGACCTCAAGATCAACAACGACCGGGTCAAGTTCATCGGCGAGGTCGAGGACGAGGACGCGCTGCTGGTCAAGATCCTCTGGCAGAACGACACCGACGCCGAGATCCGGATGGAGCTGCCGGACCACACCGAGGTGGTGCTGCCGATCGGCGACACGATCCGGCTCTACACCACCCGCAAGTACTCCACCACCCGGCTGAAGCGGCTCACCGAGGCCTGCCAGCTGACGCCGGTCGAGGCGATCCAGTCCCAGTTCCGGTACACCCGCCGCCCGAACCCGTTCGGGCTGGAGCTGCTGCTGCTCGCACCGGAGGCGGCCGGCGAGAGCGCACACAGCCTCGCCGACGACATCTGGGCAACATGA
- a CDS encoding cold-shock protein, protein MVRGTVKWFNADKGYGFLAVETGGDADSNDIDDVFVHWSKIVSDGYKTLEDGQPVEFQIVEGPKGREADAVTPI, encoded by the coding sequence ATGGTGCGCGGCACCGTGAAGTGGTTCAACGCCGACAAGGGCTACGGTTTTCTTGCCGTCGAGACCGGTGGCGACGCCGACAGCAACGACATCGACGACGTGTTCGTGCACTGGAGCAAGATCGTCTCGGACGGGTACAAGACCCTCGAGGACGGCCAGCCGGTCGAGTTCCAGATCGTCGAGGGGCCGAAGGGCCGAGAGGCCGACGCGGTCACCCCGATCTGA
- a CDS encoding PspC domain-containing protein, translating to MSIDDMEQNQSGPGGFDRNRLQNPQTWRRSRSDRWVAGVCGGIGRALNIDPVLVRVVMAVLILSGPGIIFYIAAWVLMPDEGSDRSAAQGLLGDRVRPDHPWLWPVVIGACIFAAIAMMSSFDFGRFVPGPLIVLAVIWVVAKQRKNGGRGRRSQWTGGPNANWTGEATNWTGRPQDTTPAADAGQQTTSAYVPPQNDPSAPPTGPSSPATQRPQDRTVEPVQAVWTEDDPLGLYVDEPAGAPPVSGKPAGPPAKGMRGIKSIVVVLTGLAIGIAALAGASTATMLVIGLATLGAGMLLGGFVGRTLALLPLGILLAAGAVASTVFPSVPRNFADTDYVAPASQTITATGTSYQFDAGSVHLDLTKATFGPGAKVEVHGGAGEVIVKVPENVDVTGKLSTEMGDVAFLNQHQGGHNAVLNLNDLGSDGKAGPQQVTLDLDLRLGSIKVERG from the coding sequence GTGAGTATCGATGACATGGAGCAGAACCAGAGTGGACCCGGTGGGTTCGACCGCAACCGCCTGCAGAACCCGCAGACCTGGCGGCGCAGCAGGTCGGACCGCTGGGTCGCCGGTGTCTGCGGCGGCATCGGCCGCGCGCTGAACATCGACCCCGTGCTGGTGCGCGTGGTGATGGCCGTGCTGATCCTCAGCGGCCCGGGCATCATCTTCTACATCGCCGCCTGGGTGCTGATGCCCGACGAGGGCAGCGACCGCTCGGCGGCGCAGGGTCTGCTCGGCGACCGGGTCCGGCCCGACCACCCGTGGCTGTGGCCGGTCGTGATCGGAGCCTGCATCTTCGCCGCGATCGCGATGATGTCGTCGTTCGACTTCGGCCGGTTCGTTCCCGGCCCGCTGATCGTGCTCGCGGTGATCTGGGTGGTCGCCAAGCAGCGCAAGAACGGCGGCCGCGGCCGCCGGAGCCAGTGGACGGGTGGCCCGAACGCGAACTGGACCGGCGAGGCCACGAACTGGACCGGCCGCCCGCAGGACACCACGCCCGCGGCCGACGCCGGTCAGCAGACCACTTCGGCGTACGTGCCGCCGCAGAACGACCCGTCAGCTCCCCCGACGGGTCCGTCGTCCCCGGCCACACAGCGACCCCAGGACCGCACCGTCGAACCGGTCCAGGCTGTGTGGACCGAGGACGACCCTCTCGGCCTGTACGTCGACGAGCCGGCCGGCGCCCCGCCGGTCAGCGGCAAGCCCGCCGGACCGCCCGCCAAGGGCATGCGCGGGATCAAGTCGATCGTCGTCGTCCTGACCGGTCTCGCGATCGGCATCGCCGCGCTGGCAGGCGCCTCCACAGCGACCATGCTGGTCATCGGCCTGGCCACGCTCGGCGCCGGCATGCTGCTCGGCGGATTCGTCGGCCGCACGCTGGCCCTGCTGCCGCTGGGCATCCTGCTCGCGGCCGGTGCGGTGGCCAGCACGGTGTTCCCCAGCGTGCCGCGCAACTTCGCCGACACCGACTACGTCGCGCCGGCCAGCCAGACCATCACCGCGACCGGGACGAGCTACCAGTTCGACGCCGGGTCGGTGCATCTGGACCTGACCAAGGCGACATTCGGCCCGGGCGCCAAGGTCGAGGTGCACGGCGGCGCCGGCGAGGTCATCGTCAAGGTGCCCGAGAACGTCGATGTGACCGGCAAGCTGTCGACCGAAATGGGAGACGTTGCCTTCCTCAACCAGCACCAGGGCGGCCATAATGCCGTGTTGAACCTGAACGACCTCGGCTCGGACGGCAAGGCCGGTCCGCAGCAGGTCACCCTGGACCTGGACCTCAGGCTGGGCAGCATCAAGGTGGAGCGCGGATGA
- a CDS encoding ATP-binding protein: MSQPAAAPPGGTSTNGGRPEPTAAQSAQSGQSGPEQWRYKGWGPDGPGQYQGPYAAYAARMAAEQAAGRHAGGQQHAPGGAWTPPPYGQPGQAPGPGAAFPPRQPTDPPRRAYRRTEGRVVAGVAGGIADHLGVSDTLVRLVLIATTVFGGFGVLIYAALWFLMPLAPDNMPAAPGLAAHTRSGMRSDEPPPPVAEAKQRKREKSRGQLPALVAIGIGLCLLLQIAGFGIAGKLFWPLVFAATGLALIWRQADENQKDKWTQDIRVPILGLVLGKGGWKSLIRIAVGLILIGTAVTLFLVQNGRLSMVGDVLIALLLAVVGIGVIAGPWVHRLSRDLNSERAERVRSQERADMAAHLHDSVLQTLALIQKQADDPKAVARLARSQERELRSWLYDEDDTADQTIASAAKRAAAEVEDSHGVPIEVITVGDCDLTEPLSSMVRAARESMVNAAKHSGAAKIDVFVEVDGDRVEMFVRDRGKGFAVDEVPDDRLGLRHSVMGRMERHGGRATVRSDPETGTEVRLEMDR; encoded by the coding sequence ATGAGCCAGCCAGCAGCCGCGCCGCCGGGCGGGACCTCCACGAACGGAGGCCGGCCCGAGCCGACTGCTGCCCAGTCTGCGCAGTCCGGGCAGTCCGGGCCGGAGCAGTGGCGCTACAAGGGCTGGGGCCCGGACGGCCCGGGCCAGTACCAAGGCCCGTACGCCGCTTACGCCGCACGGATGGCCGCGGAGCAAGCAGCAGGCCGGCACGCCGGTGGTCAGCAGCACGCCCCAGGTGGCGCGTGGACGCCGCCGCCGTACGGCCAGCCTGGACAGGCACCAGGCCCCGGCGCAGCGTTTCCCCCTCGGCAGCCCACGGACCCGCCGCGCCGGGCATACCGCCGTACGGAAGGTCGTGTGGTCGCTGGTGTCGCCGGTGGGATCGCGGACCACCTGGGTGTGTCGGACACTCTCGTGCGGCTGGTGCTGATCGCCACCACCGTGTTCGGCGGCTTCGGCGTACTGATCTATGCGGCGCTGTGGTTCCTGATGCCGCTGGCGCCGGACAACATGCCGGCCGCACCCGGCCTGGCCGCGCACACCCGCAGCGGAATGCGCTCCGACGAGCCGCCACCGCCGGTGGCCGAGGCGAAGCAGCGGAAGCGGGAGAAGAGCCGCGGCCAGCTGCCCGCATTGGTGGCCATCGGCATCGGTCTCTGCCTGCTCCTGCAGATCGCCGGGTTCGGGATCGCCGGCAAGCTGTTCTGGCCGCTGGTGTTCGCCGCGACCGGTCTGGCGCTGATCTGGCGGCAGGCGGACGAGAACCAGAAGGACAAGTGGACGCAGGACATCCGGGTCCCGATCCTCGGCCTGGTGCTCGGGAAGGGCGGCTGGAAGTCGCTGATCCGGATCGCCGTCGGCCTGATCCTGATCGGTACCGCGGTCACCCTGTTCCTGGTCCAGAACGGCCGGCTCTCGATGGTCGGCGACGTACTGATCGCGCTGTTGCTCGCCGTGGTCGGCATCGGTGTCATCGCCGGGCCGTGGGTGCACCGGCTGAGCCGCGACCTGAACTCGGAGCGTGCCGAGCGGGTCCGCTCCCAGGAGCGTGCCGACATGGCCGCGCACCTGCACGACTCGGTGCTGCAGACGCTGGCGCTGATCCAGAAGCAGGCCGACGACCCGAAGGCGGTGGCCCGGCTGGCGCGCTCGCAGGAGCGCGAGCTGCGGTCCTGGTTGTACGACGAGGACGACACGGCCGACCAGACCATCGCCAGCGCGGCGAAGCGGGCCGCGGCCGAGGTCGAGGACTCGCACGGCGTGCCGATCGAGGTGATCACGGTCGGCGACTGCGACCTGACCGAGCCGCTGTCGTCGATGGTGCGGGCCGCCCGCGAGTCGATGGTGAACGCGGCCAAGCACTCCGGCGCCGCGAAGATCGACGTGTTCGTCGAGGTCGACGGCGACCGGGTGGAGATGTTCGTCCGCGACCGCGGCAAGGGTTTCGCCGTCGACGAGGTGCCGGACGACCGGCTCGGCTTGCGGCACAGTGTGATGGGCAGGATGGAACGGCACGGCGGCCGCGCAACAGTGCGGTCCGATCCGGAGACAGGCACTGAAGTGCGACTGGAGATGGACAGATGA
- a CDS encoding response regulator: protein MSSRRVVVVDDHDMFRAGVRSEIGASVDIVGEGSDVDTAVKAIVGTEPDVVLLDVHLPGGGGTEVMKQVHQRHPDIKFLALSVSDAAEDVIGVIRAGARGYVTKNISGTELIDAINRVADGDAVFSPRLAGFVLDAFSGAIDIASVDEDLDRLSQREREVLRLIARGYAYKEVARELFISVKTVETHVSSVLRKLQLSNRHELTRWATDRRLV from the coding sequence ATGAGCAGCAGGCGCGTTGTCGTCGTCGACGATCACGACATGTTCCGGGCCGGGGTACGCAGTGAGATCGGCGCCTCGGTCGACATCGTCGGGGAGGGATCCGACGTCGACACCGCGGTCAAGGCGATCGTCGGCACCGAGCCGGACGTCGTACTGCTCGACGTCCACCTGCCCGGCGGCGGTGGCACCGAGGTGATGAAGCAGGTGCACCAGCGGCACCCGGACATCAAGTTCCTCGCGCTGTCGGTGTCCGACGCGGCCGAGGACGTGATCGGCGTGATCCGGGCCGGCGCCCGCGGGTACGTGACCAAGAACATCTCCGGCACCGAGCTGATCGACGCGATCAACCGGGTCGCCGACGGTGACGCGGTCTTCTCGCCGCGGCTGGCCGGCTTCGTCCTGGACGCCTTCTCGGGCGCCATCGACATCGCCTCGGTGGACGAGGACCTCGACCGGCTGTCGCAGCGGGAGCGCGAGGTACTGCGCCTGATCGCGCGCGGCTACGCGTACAAGGAGGTCGCCCGCGAGCTGTTCATCTCGGTGAAGACGGTCGAGACCCACGTCTCCTCGGTACTGCGCAAGCTGCAGCTGTCCAACCGGCACGAACTGACCCGCTGGGCAACGGACCGCCGCCTGGTCTGA
- a CDS encoding ABC transporter permease, translating into MHLDEPKVQQFSRYVKGIVVGRDFETSGVVQHCSVPCLGFSFKNDRPVTGTLMARLPVTASLVLGYGVLVLTIGVTAGAMAARRSGTPGDRLLMSGTLLISSVPYYIVGLMAALYLTILYPILPRSGWVSPFESPWHWFTGLVAPWVILSVYGCTDYARYSRGSMVETLNEDFIRTARAKGLSDRVVTYKHALRAGLIPVVTIFGLDLAGSLSGAIFTEKIFDLPGLGVLALDAVSDYDLPVIMGTVLLGSVMLVAMNLIVDLAYSVIDPRVRLQ; encoded by the coding sequence CTGCACCTCGACGAGCCGAAGGTTCAGCAGTTCAGCCGGTATGTGAAGGGCATCGTCGTCGGCCGCGACTTCGAGACGTCCGGCGTGGTCCAGCACTGCTCGGTGCCGTGCCTGGGATTCTCTTTCAAGAACGACCGCCCGGTGACCGGCACGCTGATGGCCAGGCTGCCGGTGACCGCCTCACTGGTCCTCGGGTACGGCGTACTCGTGCTGACCATCGGGGTGACCGCCGGCGCGATGGCGGCCAGACGCAGCGGTACGCCGGGAGACCGCCTACTGATGAGCGGCACCCTGCTGATCAGCTCGGTGCCGTACTACATCGTCGGCCTGATGGCGGCGCTCTACCTGACGATCCTCTACCCGATCCTGCCCCGGAGCGGCTGGGTGTCGCCGTTCGAGAGCCCGTGGCACTGGTTCACCGGCCTAGTGGCGCCGTGGGTGATCCTGAGCGTTTACGGGTGCACCGACTACGCCCGCTACTCCCGCGGGTCGATGGTGGAGACGCTGAACGAGGACTTCATCCGGACCGCTCGGGCCAAGGGCCTGTCGGACCGGGTCGTCACCTACAAGCACGCGCTCCGGGCCGGGCTGATCCCGGTGGTCACGATCTTCGGGCTCGACCTCGCCGGCAGCCTGTCCGGCGCGATCTTCACCGAGAAGATCTTCGACCTGCCGGGGCTCGGCGTGCTGGCACTCGACGCCGTCAGCGACTACGACCTGCCGGTGATCATGGGCACGGTCCTGCTCGGCTCGGTGATGCTGGTCGCGATGAACCTGATCGTCGACCTCGCCTACAGCGTGATCGACCCCCGGGTCCGGCTGCAGTAG
- the rpsR gene encoding 30S ribosomal protein S18, protein MPRRPAPTGKRKPKQNPLDRDGITYIDYKDTALLRKFISDRGKIRSRRVTGLSVQQQKQVARAIKNAREMALLPYTSSGR, encoded by the coding sequence ATGCCCCGACGCCCGGCCCCGACCGGCAAGCGCAAGCCGAAGCAGAATCCGCTGGACCGCGACGGCATCACCTACATCGACTACAAGGACACCGCGCTGCTGCGCAAGTTCATCTCCGACCGCGGCAAGATCCGCTCCCGCCGGGTCACCGGACTGTCGGTGCAGCAGCAGAAACAGGTCGCCCGCGCGATCAAGAACGCCCGCGAGATGGCCCTGCTGCCGTACACCTCGTCCGGCCGCTGA
- a CDS encoding aminopeptidase C, whose protein sequence is MERNLTADQLALFEKEFASNPQYRVMQNAVTQTPVNNIALDRQVVTSIDHSVSNLLDDWKVTNQKKSGRCWMFAGLNLLRVGAAGKLGVKDFEFSQNYVLFWDKFERANFFLEAMIETAGRDADDRTVAHLLSDPISDGGQWNMFIAIVRKHGLVPKSAMPETESSSATGQLNDALRKLLRQGARDLRALDSDEARRDRKREILTTVHRVLSIHLGTPPQKFLWQWKDSDKAFHRDGWTTPTEFAAAYVQLPVDDYVCLVHDPRSTSPVGKTFTVDYLGNVIDAPPVVYLNVEIDLMKQLTQDAIIGGEPVWFGCDVGKQMNSDLGFWDAKLYDYGSVYDTEFTLDKADRLVHHETLMTHAMLFTGVDLVDGKPRRWRVENSWGDEKADSGFWTMNDSWFGEHVFEIAVRRSALPAELQARLDDEPIVLPAWDPMGALAD, encoded by the coding sequence ATGGAGCGGAATCTCACAGCCGATCAGCTCGCGCTCTTCGAGAAGGAGTTCGCGTCGAACCCGCAGTACCGGGTGATGCAGAACGCCGTCACGCAGACGCCGGTCAACAACATTGCCCTCGACCGTCAGGTCGTCACCTCGATCGACCATTCGGTGTCGAACCTGCTCGACGACTGGAAGGTGACCAACCAGAAGAAGAGCGGGCGGTGCTGGATGTTCGCCGGCCTGAATCTGCTCCGGGTCGGCGCCGCGGGCAAGCTCGGGGTCAAGGACTTCGAGTTCTCCCAGAACTACGTGCTGTTCTGGGACAAGTTCGAGCGGGCCAACTTCTTCCTCGAAGCGATGATCGAGACCGCCGGCCGCGACGCCGACGACCGGACGGTGGCGCACCTGCTGTCCGACCCGATCAGCGACGGCGGCCAGTGGAACATGTTCATCGCGATCGTCCGCAAGCACGGCCTGGTGCCGAAGTCGGCGATGCCGGAGACCGAGAGCTCGTCCGCGACCGGCCAGCTGAACGACGCCCTGCGCAAGCTGCTCCGCCAGGGCGCGCGTGACCTGCGGGCGCTGGACAGCGACGAGGCCCGGCGCGACCGCAAGCGGGAGATCCTGACCACCGTGCACCGGGTGCTGAGCATCCACCTCGGTACGCCGCCGCAGAAGTTCCTGTGGCAGTGGAAGGACTCCGACAAGGCCTTCCACCGCGACGGCTGGACCACGCCGACCGAGTTCGCGGCGGCGTACGTGCAGCTGCCGGTCGACGACTACGTCTGCCTCGTGCACGACCCGCGGTCGACCAGCCCGGTCGGCAAGACCTTCACCGTGGACTACCTCGGCAACGTCATCGACGCCCCGCCGGTGGTGTACCTGAACGTCGAGATCGACCTGATGAAGCAGCTCACCCAGGACGCGATCATCGGCGGCGAGCCGGTCTGGTTCGGTTGCGACGTCGGCAAGCAGATGAACTCCGACCTCGGCTTCTGGGACGCCAAGCTGTACGACTACGGCTCGGTGTACGACACCGAGTTCACGCTCGACAAGGCCGACCGGCTGGTGCACCACGAGACGCTGATGACGCACGCGATGCTGTTCACCGGTGTCGACCTGGTCGACGGCAAGCCGCGGCGCTGGCGGGTCGAGAACAGCTGGGGCGACGAGAAGGCCGACAGCGGCTTCTGGACCATGAACGACTCGTGGTTCGGCGAGCACGTCTTCGAGATCGCCGTCCGCCGCTCCGCGCTGCCGGCCGAGCTCCAGGCCCGCCTGGACGACGAGCCGATCGTGCTCCCGGCCTGGGACCCGATGGGTGCCCTAGCCGATTAG
- a CDS encoding alpha/beta fold hydrolase, producing the protein MTLSHAVAGDGPDLLLVHAGVADARMWARQVEELKASHRVITLDLRGYGETPLEPGAKYSDAGDVLALLDELGADSVTAVGASFGGYVVQQIASRAPERFSRLVLLCAPTDNVQPTDDLRAVWAEENELIEAGDVDGATDLMVRSWIGPDADDEARELLRAMQKRAYELQIPAGDVDNEEYAVEPEKISAPVRLITGAHDFQFFTDCANYLAERLPTVERIHLPWAGHLPTLERPGQALELIG; encoded by the coding sequence ATGACACTTTCTCATGCGGTTGCCGGCGATGGACCGGACCTGTTGCTGGTGCACGCCGGTGTGGCCGACGCGCGGATGTGGGCCCGCCAGGTGGAGGAGCTCAAGGCGAGCCACCGCGTGATCACGCTGGACCTCCGCGGGTACGGCGAGACCCCGCTGGAGCCGGGAGCGAAGTACTCCGATGCCGGCGACGTGCTCGCCCTGCTCGACGAGCTCGGTGCGGACAGTGTCACCGCGGTCGGGGCGTCGTTCGGCGGGTACGTCGTCCAGCAGATCGCCAGCCGGGCGCCGGAGCGTTTCTCGCGGCTCGTGCTGCTCTGCGCTCCGACGGACAACGTGCAGCCGACCGACGACCTGCGCGCGGTGTGGGCCGAGGAGAACGAGCTGATCGAGGCCGGCGACGTCGACGGTGCGACCGACCTGATGGTGCGCAGCTGGATCGGCCCGGACGCCGACGACGAGGCCCGCGAGCTGCTCCGGGCCATGCAGAAGCGCGCGTACGAACTGCAGATCCCCGCGGGCGACGTCGACAACGAGGAGTACGCCGTCGAGCCGGAAAAGATCAGCGCGCCCGTGCGATTGATCACGGGCGCGCATGATTTTCAGTTCTTCACCGACTGTGCGAACTACTTGGCCGAACGCCTGCCGACGGTGGAGAGGATCCACCTCCCCTGGGCCGGCCATCTGCCGACCCTCGAGCGTCCGGGACAGGCGCTGGAACTAATCGGCTAG
- a CDS encoding PIG-L deacetylase family protein, giving the protein MTVPEANPRPDSEIERVLVVVAHPDDIDFGGAGTVALWSKAGIEVHYCIVTDGQAGGFEPERDRAEIPAVRRAEQTAAADHVGVHDLHFLGYADGSVEPTAELVRDISRVIRTVRPQRLLTQSPERVWARLQVSHPDHLAAAEATVRAFYPAAGNPYAYTDLAEEAWDVGELWMMDHPDINHRVDITDTFDQKLAALMSHTSQHRDPEGLLAGIRANFARVAADAGFPPNHYAEAFTVIRMR; this is encoded by the coding sequence GTGACAGTGCCTGAGGCGAATCCGCGGCCGGACAGTGAAATCGAGCGGGTGCTGGTCGTCGTCGCGCACCCGGACGACATCGACTTCGGCGGCGCCGGCACGGTCGCGTTGTGGTCCAAGGCCGGTATCGAGGTGCACTACTGCATCGTCACCGACGGACAGGCGGGCGGCTTCGAGCCGGAGCGCGATCGCGCCGAGATCCCCGCCGTACGACGGGCCGAGCAGACCGCCGCCGCGGACCATGTCGGCGTTCACGACCTGCACTTCCTCGGGTACGCCGACGGATCGGTCGAGCCGACGGCCGAGCTGGTCCGCGACATCAGCCGGGTGATCCGGACCGTCCGCCCGCAGCGCCTGCTCACACAGTCACCGGAGCGCGTCTGGGCCCGCCTCCAGGTCTCCCACCCGGATCACCTGGCCGCGGCCGAGGCGACCGTACGGGCGTTCTACCCGGCAGCTGGCAACCCGTACGCATACACCGATCTGGCCGAGGAAGCCTGGGACGTCGGCGAGCTCTGGATGATGGACCACCCGGACATCAATCACCGCGTCGACATCACCGACACCTTCGACCAGAAGCTGGCCGCGCTGATGTCCCACACCAGCCAGCACCGCGACCCCGAGGGCCTTCTCGCCGGGATCCGGGCCAACTTCGCCCGTGTCGCCGCCGACGCCGGCTTCCCACCGAACCACTACGCCGAGGCGTTCACGGTCATCCGGATGCGCTAA
- a CDS encoding serine hydrolase domain-containing protein, with translation MEFGGTCDPQDAGLDPDRLTQAIELIETRGSVAQLCVVRNGQVVVDRSFGCEPDALFWLFSASKPYLAIVIHQLVESGRLHLDDAVAAYWPEFGENGKREITVRHVLRHRSGVSHAGSYVGEARAMTDWERSLRRIEEAKPRWPVGTVAYSPLAFGFILGEVARRCSGTSIDELVRRFVLEPLGVADTYLGMPAGLWDRHVPVRATGPLGPFIQSVVNRRSTREAVVPAAGMSTTARDLATLYHALLGGRLLRPETLAVACEPSSEGDMDRTARAPIRWSQGFQLGGPRWIEGAQTSLGSLSSPRTFGHNGSNCCIGWADPDRQIAYAYLTNRVGRPTADLTHHAAVADKVLASVDSGH, from the coding sequence ATGGAGTTCGGTGGCACGTGCGATCCGCAGGACGCCGGCCTCGACCCGGACCGGCTGACACAAGCGATTGAGTTGATCGAGACCCGCGGAAGCGTCGCCCAGCTGTGCGTCGTGCGCAATGGTCAGGTGGTCGTCGATCGTTCCTTCGGCTGTGAACCGGACGCCTTGTTCTGGCTCTTCTCCGCAAGCAAGCCGTACCTCGCGATCGTGATCCACCAGCTCGTCGAGTCCGGACGGCTGCATCTCGACGACGCCGTCGCGGCGTACTGGCCGGAGTTCGGGGAGAACGGGAAGCGCGAGATCACCGTCCGGCACGTGCTGCGGCACCGGTCCGGTGTGTCGCACGCCGGCTCGTACGTCGGTGAGGCGCGCGCGATGACCGACTGGGAACGTTCGCTCCGCCGGATCGAGGAGGCCAAGCCTCGCTGGCCGGTCGGCACCGTCGCCTACAGCCCGCTCGCGTTCGGGTTCATCCTCGGCGAGGTCGCCCGTCGCTGCAGCGGAACCTCGATCGACGAGCTGGTACGGCGGTTCGTCCTGGAGCCGCTCGGGGTCGCCGACACGTACCTCGGGATGCCCGCCGGCCTCTGGGACCGGCATGTGCCGGTCCGCGCCACCGGTCCACTCGGGCCGTTCATCCAGTCCGTCGTGAATCGGCGCAGTACCCGCGAGGCCGTCGTACCGGCGGCCGGGATGTCGACGACGGCGCGGGATCTCGCGACGCTGTATCACGCCTTGCTGGGCGGACGGCTGCTGCGGCCGGAGACGCTCGCGGTCGCCTGCGAGCCAAGCAGCGAAGGTGACATGGACCGGACTGCGCGGGCGCCGATCCGTTGGTCGCAAGGGTTCCAGCTCGGCGGGCCGCGGTGGATCGAGGGCGCGCAGACGTCGCTCGGGTCGCTGAGCAGTCCGCGGACGTTCGGCCACAACGGGAGCAACTGCTGCATCGGGTGGGCCGACCCGGACCGTCAGATCGCGTACGCGTACCTGACCAACCGGGTCGGCCGTCCGACCGCCGACCTCACCCACCACGCCGCGGTCGCCGACAAGGTGCTCGCGTCGGTCGACTCAGGACACTAG
- a CDS encoding ClpP family protease has protein sequence MSSYMIPNVIASSPRGERIMDVYSHLLSERIIYLGTAIDAGVANALIAQLLHLEVDSPEREINLYINCEGGDMTAMLAIYDTMQYIQSPVATFCVGQAISAGAVLLAGGAPDRRAVLPHARIVLHQPAASGRGTIPDLILQADEVVRVRGQVESILARHTGQTIEQLRHDTDRDHVLTAEGAKSYGIVDHVITERVPLPLLT, from the coding sequence GTGAGCAGCTACATGATTCCCAACGTCATCGCCAGCTCACCGCGGGGTGAGCGGATCATGGACGTCTACTCGCATCTGCTCAGCGAGCGGATCATCTACCTCGGTACGGCGATCGACGCCGGCGTCGCGAACGCGTTGATCGCCCAGCTCCTGCACCTCGAGGTCGACTCGCCGGAGCGGGAGATCAACCTGTACATCAACTGCGAGGGCGGCGACATGACCGCGATGCTCGCGATCTACGACACCATGCAGTACATCCAGTCGCCGGTCGCGACGTTCTGCGTCGGGCAGGCGATCTCGGCCGGGGCGGTGCTGCTCGCGGGTGGTGCGCCGGACCGTCGCGCCGTACTGCCGCATGCGCGGATCGTCCTGCACCAGCCGGCGGCGAGTGGCCGGGGCACGATCCCGGACCTGATCCTGCAGGCCGACGAGGTCGTGCGGGTCCGCGGCCAGGTCGAGTCGATCCTGGCGCGGCACACCGGTCAGACGATCGAGCAGTTGCGGCACGACACCGATCGGGACCACGTGCTGACCGCGGAAGGCGCCAAGTCGTACGGCATCGTCGACCACGTCATCACCGAACGGGTTCCGCTGCCCCTGCTCACCTAG